The genomic interval CTGACGCTCTGGGGCTTTACGATTTTCTGGCAATTCACCACCGGCGAGTGGCGCCAGTACATGCCTTCGCTGCGCAATGTGTCGGCGATGCTGCGCTATTACACGGTCGGAATTTTCCGGAATGCGACGCATCCGTTCCGGCCGAGCGCGGTGAAAAAGCACAATCCCCTGCAGCGTCTGACTTACCTGGCCTTGCTGGCTTTCATCCTGCCGCTGATCTGGGTTTCCGGCCTGCTCTATCTGTTCCATGGCGACTGGCAACGGTTGCGGCTGGATCGGCTGCTCAGCCTGGAGAGTGTGGCCCTGGCGCACACGGCCGGC from Sterolibacterium denitrificans carries:
- a CDS encoding cytochrome b/b6 domain-containing protein, whose amino-acid sequence is MSTQRIYIYKRYERFWHWSQALLIILMMLTGFEVHGSYALLGYGQAVDVHTYAAWSLLTLWGFTIFWQFTTGEWRQYMPSLRNVSAMLRYYTVGIFRNATHPFRPSAVKKHNPLQRLTYLALLAFILPLIWVSGLLYLFHGDWQRLRLDRLLSLESVALAHTAGAYMIVAFFFAHVYLATTGHTVFAHLKAMITGWEEVDDARTVEDGGKR